The sequence CAGCCAGCGGGCATCGAACACCACCTTCAGGGTATGGGGCGTGAGCTGTTTGCCGGTATGCGCTCCAACCTCACCGGTGCAGAAGAGGGTGCATGTTCCTTGTTTGTAAAACAGGAGCAGGCGCTGTGAAGGCAAGTTTTGTAGCCGATGTCGGCGGAACCAATATCCGCCTGGCTAAGGTCATTGAAGGTCAGCTAAGTGATATTGAAAAGTATCTTTGTAATGACTTTGACACTATCAGCGATGCCATTGAGCATTATTGCGCCCGTCATCCTGAAGCCGAATTTGTTGCCGGTTGTATCGCGATTGCCTGCCCGGTAGACAAAGATGTGATCAAGATGACCAACCATCACTGGCAGTTTTCCAAAAGCCAGTTGCAACAGGATTTAGGTCTGAGCTGGCTGGATGTCATTAATGACTATATGGCTATTTCTATGTCTCTGCCTCAGCTCAGCGCCGATCAGAAGTTGCAGATTGGTGGTGGTACTGCGGTTGACAACCAGCCTATCGCTGTTTTCGGGCCGGGTACCGGCCTGGGTGTTGGCCATCTGGTGATGACCTCCGAAGGCTGGATGAGCCTGGATGGTGAAGGTGGCCATGTGGATTTCGCTCCGGTGGATGACATGGATCTGGTGGTGTGGCAATTCCTGCGTAATAAATATGGCCACGCCTCGGCAGAGGAAGTGCTCTCTGGTCGTGGGCTGGTGCAGATCTATCAGGCTATTGCCGAGCACCAGGGGCGTTTTGCTGACCTTACCGAGCCGGCGGATATTACCGAGCGGGCATTGAGTAATCGTTGTGATCTGTGTGTATTAACATTGCAGCAGTTTTGCCGGGTGATGGGCAGTTTCGCCGGTAACCTGGCTCTTAATCTCGGTACGTTCGGTGGTGTTTATATTGCCGGTGGGATCGCCTCACGATTTATTGATTTTCTGATGCAGAGCGATTTCCGCTCCCGCTTCGAAGCCAAGGGGCGTTTTGCGCCTTATGTGGCGGCGATACCCACCTATCTGATTACTGAGCCTGAACATGGCTTGATTGGCACAGCCGCCTATCTGACGCAGCATTATAAAGGTTAATTTCATGACTAAAGACTGGATGATTTCTTCTGAGCAACTTTTCAATCAGGGACCTGTAGTACCTGTTCTGGTAATTAAAGACGTTGCTCATGCCGTACCACTGGCGAAGGCCCTGATCGAGGGGGGGATTCGCGTACTGGAAGTGACCTTACGTACGCCTGCGGCACTGGATGTAATACGTGAGATAGCCAGCAAAGTGCCGGAAGCCATGATAGGCGCCGGTACTGTCACTAACGCCGCTCAATTAAAAGAAGTGGCCGAAGCGGGTGCCAAGTTTGCTATCAGCCCGGGGTTAACTACCGAGTTGCTGGAAGCGGGCAATCAGGCTAATATTGCCCTGATCCCTGGTGTATCTTCTATCTCTGAGCTGATGAAGGGGCGGGATCTGGGTTACACCCATTTTAAATTCTTCCCTGCCGAAGCCTCTGGCGGCATTAAGGCGCTTAAATCCATCGGAGGACCTTTTCCTGATGTGGTGTTTTGCCCCACAGGCGGCATCTCTGCCAATAACTATCTGGATTATCTGGCCCTGCCCAATGTGCGCTGCGTAGGCGGCTCCTGGCTGGCACCGGATGATGTCGTGGAAGCCGGAGACTGGAGCAAAATCACCGAACTGGCCAGCCAGGCGGTTAAGGGTGCAGAAAAGCTGGCCGAGTAGGCTGGCTTTCACCAACCTG comes from Lacimicrobium alkaliphilum and encodes:
- a CDS encoding glucokinase, coding for MKASFVADVGGTNIRLAKVIEGQLSDIEKYLCNDFDTISDAIEHYCARHPEAEFVAGCIAIACPVDKDVIKMTNHHWQFSKSQLQQDLGLSWLDVINDYMAISMSLPQLSADQKLQIGGGTAVDNQPIAVFGPGTGLGVGHLVMTSEGWMSLDGEGGHVDFAPVDDMDLVVWQFLRNKYGHASAEEVLSGRGLVQIYQAIAEHQGRFADLTEPADITERALSNRCDLCVLTLQQFCRVMGSFAGNLALNLGTFGGVYIAGGIASRFIDFLMQSDFRSRFEAKGRFAPYVAAIPTYLITEPEHGLIGTAAYLTQHYKG
- a CDS encoding bifunctional 4-hydroxy-2-oxoglutarate aldolase/2-dehydro-3-deoxy-phosphogluconate aldolase — encoded protein: MTKDWMISSEQLFNQGPVVPVLVIKDVAHAVPLAKALIEGGIRVLEVTLRTPAALDVIREIASKVPEAMIGAGTVTNAAQLKEVAEAGAKFAISPGLTTELLEAGNQANIALIPGVSSISELMKGRDLGYTHFKFFPAEASGGIKALKSIGGPFPDVVFCPTGGISANNYLDYLALPNVRCVGGSWLAPDDVVEAGDWSKITELASQAVKGAEKLAE